Proteins encoded together in one Camelus dromedarius isolate mCamDro1 chromosome 11, mCamDro1.pat, whole genome shotgun sequence window:
- the KRT74 gene encoding keratin, type II cytoskeletal 74 isoform X2 — MSRQLSIKSGGDKGGFSGRSAVVLRKAVGSAPSYRAAGKGAGTGFGSRSLYGLEGNQCSSLSMAGGGGRASGFACSMFGSVVLGPVCSSMCPPRGIHQVTINESLLAPLNVELDPEIQKVRAQEREQIKALNDKFASFIDKVRFLEQQNQVLETKWALLQQLDLSNCKNHLEPILERYIGNLRKQLEALSGDRVRLDSGLRSVRDVVEDYKKRYEVEINRRTAAENEFVVLKKDADAAYTVTMELQAKVDSLDKDVKLLKCLYDAEMAQIQTHTSETSIILSMDNNRDLDLDSIITEVRAQYEKIALKSKAEAEALYQTKIQQLQQAAGWHGDDLKHTKNEMSELNRLIQRIRCEIANVKKQCSNLETAIANAEQRGDNALKDARAKLDELEAALLQGKEEMARLLKEYQELMSLKLALDMEIATYRKLLEGEECRMSGENPSSVSISVISSSTSGFGYHPGSSESVDLGASATVGSSGSTRGGQTRAKGARAGDPEDSQGESAPVTGPARIATP; from the exons ATGAGCCGGCAACTGAGCATCAAGTCTGGTGGCGACAAGGGTGGCTTCAGTGGGCGCTCGGCAGTGGTGCTGAGGAAGGCGGTGGGCAGTGCGCCTTCTTACCGTGCAGCTGGCAAAGGAGCAGGGACTGGCTTTGGCAGTCGAAGCCTCTATGGTCTCGAAGGGAATCAGTGTAGTTCCCTCAGCATGGCTGGTGGCGGT GGCCGGGCCAGTGGCTTTGCTTGCAGCATGTTTGGCAGTGTGGTCCTGGGGCCTGTGTGCTCATCCATGTGCCCACCTAGGGGCATCCACCAGGTCACCATCAATGAGAGCCTCCTGGCCCCACTCAACGTGGAGCTGGACCCCGAGATCCAGAAAGTGCGTGCGCAGGAGCGGGAGCAGATCAAGGCACTGAACGACAAGTTTGCCTCCTTCATTGACAAG GTGCGGTTCCTGGAGCAGCAGAACCAGGTGCTGGAGACCAAGTGGGCGCTGCTGCAGCAGCTGGACCTGAGCAACTGCAAGAACCACCTGGAGCCCATCCTTGAGCGCTACATCGGCAACCTGCGGAAGCAGCTGGAGGCGCTGTCCGGGGACAGGGTGAGGCTGGACTCGGGGCTGAGGAGCGTGCGGGACGTGGTGGAGGACTACAAGAAGAG GTATGAGGTGGAGATTAATCGGCGCACAGCAGCTGAGAATGAGTTCGTGGTACTCAAGAAG GATGCAGATGCGGCCTACACAGTCACGATGGAGCTTCAGGCCAAAGTGGACTCTCTGGACAAAGATGTCAAGTTGCTCAAGTGCCTGTACGATGCG GAGATGGCCCAGATCCAGACTCACACCAGTGAGACCTCCATCATCCTGTCCATGGACAACAACCGGGACCTGGACCTGGACAGCATCATCACCGAGGTCCGCGCCCAGTACGAGAAGATCGCCCTGAAGAGCAAGGCCGAGGCCGAGGCGCTGTACCAGACCAAG atccagcagctgcagcaggcaGCCGGTTGGCATGGTGATGACCTCAAACACACCAAGAACGAGATGTCGGAGCTGAACCGGCTCATCCAGAGGATCCGGTGTGAGATAGCAAATGTGAAGAAGCAG TGCTCCAACCTGGAGACAGCCATCGCCAACGCCGAGCAGCGGGGGGACAACGCCCTGAAGGATGCCCGGGCCAAGCTCGATGAGCTGGAGGCCGCCCTGCTCCAGGGCAAGGAGGAGATGGCCCGGCTGCTGAAGGAGTACCAGGAGCTCATGAGCCTGAAGCTGGCCCTGGACATGGAGATCGCCACCTATCGCAAGCTGCTGGAGGGCGAGGAGTGCCg GATGTCTGGTGAGAATCCCTCTTCTGTGAGCATCT ctgtcATCAGCAGCAGTACCAGCGGCTTTGGCTACCACCCTGGCTCCTCGGAGAGCGTCGACCTTGGGGCCAGCGCCACGGTGGGCAGCTCCGGCAGTACCCGAGGCGGGCAGACCAGGGCCAAAGGAGCACGAGCGGGAGACCCCGAGGACTCCCAAGGCGAAAGCGCCCCAGTCACCGGCCCGGCCAGGATAGCCACTCCGTAA
- the KRT74 gene encoding keratin, type II cytoskeletal 74 isoform X3: MSRQLSIKSGGDKGGFSGRSAVVLRKAVGSAPSYRAAGKGAGTGFGSRSLYGLEGNQCSSLSMAGGGGRASGFACSMFGSVVLGPVCSSMCPPRGIHQVTINESLLAPLNVELDPEIQKVRAQEREQIKALNDKFASFIDKVRFLEQQNQVLETKWALLQQLDLSNCKNHLEPILERYIGNLRKQLEALSGDRVRLDSGLRSVRDVVEDYKKRYEVEINRRTAAENEFVVLKKDADAAYTVTMELQAKVDSLDKDVKLLKCLYDAEMAQIQTHTSETSIILSMDNNRDLDLDSIITEVRAQYEKIALKSKAEAEALYQTKCSNLETAIANAEQRGDNALKDARAKLDELEAALLQGKEEMARLLKEYQELMSLKLALDMEIATYRKLLEGEECRMSGENPSSVSISVISSSTSGFGYHPGSSESVDLGASATVGSSGSTRGGQTRAKGARAGDPEDSQGESAPVTGPARIATP, from the exons ATGAGCCGGCAACTGAGCATCAAGTCTGGTGGCGACAAGGGTGGCTTCAGTGGGCGCTCGGCAGTGGTGCTGAGGAAGGCGGTGGGCAGTGCGCCTTCTTACCGTGCAGCTGGCAAAGGAGCAGGGACTGGCTTTGGCAGTCGAAGCCTCTATGGTCTCGAAGGGAATCAGTGTAGTTCCCTCAGCATGGCTGGTGGCGGT GGCCGGGCCAGTGGCTTTGCTTGCAGCATGTTTGGCAGTGTGGTCCTGGGGCCTGTGTGCTCATCCATGTGCCCACCTAGGGGCATCCACCAGGTCACCATCAATGAGAGCCTCCTGGCCCCACTCAACGTGGAGCTGGACCCCGAGATCCAGAAAGTGCGTGCGCAGGAGCGGGAGCAGATCAAGGCACTGAACGACAAGTTTGCCTCCTTCATTGACAAG GTGCGGTTCCTGGAGCAGCAGAACCAGGTGCTGGAGACCAAGTGGGCGCTGCTGCAGCAGCTGGACCTGAGCAACTGCAAGAACCACCTGGAGCCCATCCTTGAGCGCTACATCGGCAACCTGCGGAAGCAGCTGGAGGCGCTGTCCGGGGACAGGGTGAGGCTGGACTCGGGGCTGAGGAGCGTGCGGGACGTGGTGGAGGACTACAAGAAGAG GTATGAGGTGGAGATTAATCGGCGCACAGCAGCTGAGAATGAGTTCGTGGTACTCAAGAAG GATGCAGATGCGGCCTACACAGTCACGATGGAGCTTCAGGCCAAAGTGGACTCTCTGGACAAAGATGTCAAGTTGCTCAAGTGCCTGTACGATGCG GAGATGGCCCAGATCCAGACTCACACCAGTGAGACCTCCATCATCCTGTCCATGGACAACAACCGGGACCTGGACCTGGACAGCATCATCACCGAGGTCCGCGCCCAGTACGAGAAGATCGCCCTGAAGAGCAAGGCCGAGGCCGAGGCGCTGTACCAGACCAAG TGCTCCAACCTGGAGACAGCCATCGCCAACGCCGAGCAGCGGGGGGACAACGCCCTGAAGGATGCCCGGGCCAAGCTCGATGAGCTGGAGGCCGCCCTGCTCCAGGGCAAGGAGGAGATGGCCCGGCTGCTGAAGGAGTACCAGGAGCTCATGAGCCTGAAGCTGGCCCTGGACATGGAGATCGCCACCTATCGCAAGCTGCTGGAGGGCGAGGAGTGCCg GATGTCTGGTGAGAATCCCTCTTCTGTGAGCATCT ctgtcATCAGCAGCAGTACCAGCGGCTTTGGCTACCACCCTGGCTCCTCGGAGAGCGTCGACCTTGGGGCCAGCGCCACGGTGGGCAGCTCCGGCAGTACCCGAGGCGGGCAGACCAGGGCCAAAGGAGCACGAGCGGGAGACCCCGAGGACTCCCAAGGCGAAAGCGCCCCAGTCACCGGCCCGGCCAGGATAGCCACTCCGTAA
- the KRT74 gene encoding keratin, type II cytoskeletal 74 isoform X1, with translation MSRQLSIKSGGDKGGFSGRSAVVLRKAVGSAPSYRAAGKGAGTGFGSRSLYGLEGNQCSSLSMAGGGVRTGGYSFGLGSGYGEGRASGFACSMFGSVVLGPVCSSMCPPRGIHQVTINESLLAPLNVELDPEIQKVRAQEREQIKALNDKFASFIDKVRFLEQQNQVLETKWALLQQLDLSNCKNHLEPILERYIGNLRKQLEALSGDRVRLDSGLRSVRDVVEDYKKRYEVEINRRTAAENEFVVLKKDADAAYTVTMELQAKVDSLDKDVKLLKCLYDAEMAQIQTHTSETSIILSMDNNRDLDLDSIITEVRAQYEKIALKSKAEAEALYQTKIQQLQQAAGWHGDDLKHTKNEMSELNRLIQRIRCEIANVKKQCSNLETAIANAEQRGDNALKDARAKLDELEAALLQGKEEMARLLKEYQELMSLKLALDMEIATYRKLLEGEECRMSGENPSSVSISVISSSTSGFGYHPGSSESVDLGASATVGSSGSTRGGQTRAKGARAGDPEDSQGESAPVTGPARIATP, from the exons ATGAGCCGGCAACTGAGCATCAAGTCTGGTGGCGACAAGGGTGGCTTCAGTGGGCGCTCGGCAGTGGTGCTGAGGAAGGCGGTGGGCAGTGCGCCTTCTTACCGTGCAGCTGGCAAAGGAGCAGGGACTGGCTTTGGCAGTCGAAGCCTCTATGGTCTCGAAGGGAATCAGTGTAGTTCCCTCAGCATGGCTGGTGGCGGTGTTCGGACTGGAGGTTACAGCTTCGGGCTTGGCTCTGGGTACGGAGAGGGCCGGGCCAGTGGCTTTGCTTGCAGCATGTTTGGCAGTGTGGTCCTGGGGCCTGTGTGCTCATCCATGTGCCCACCTAGGGGCATCCACCAGGTCACCATCAATGAGAGCCTCCTGGCCCCACTCAACGTGGAGCTGGACCCCGAGATCCAGAAAGTGCGTGCGCAGGAGCGGGAGCAGATCAAGGCACTGAACGACAAGTTTGCCTCCTTCATTGACAAG GTGCGGTTCCTGGAGCAGCAGAACCAGGTGCTGGAGACCAAGTGGGCGCTGCTGCAGCAGCTGGACCTGAGCAACTGCAAGAACCACCTGGAGCCCATCCTTGAGCGCTACATCGGCAACCTGCGGAAGCAGCTGGAGGCGCTGTCCGGGGACAGGGTGAGGCTGGACTCGGGGCTGAGGAGCGTGCGGGACGTGGTGGAGGACTACAAGAAGAG GTATGAGGTGGAGATTAATCGGCGCACAGCAGCTGAGAATGAGTTCGTGGTACTCAAGAAG GATGCAGATGCGGCCTACACAGTCACGATGGAGCTTCAGGCCAAAGTGGACTCTCTGGACAAAGATGTCAAGTTGCTCAAGTGCCTGTACGATGCG GAGATGGCCCAGATCCAGACTCACACCAGTGAGACCTCCATCATCCTGTCCATGGACAACAACCGGGACCTGGACCTGGACAGCATCATCACCGAGGTCCGCGCCCAGTACGAGAAGATCGCCCTGAAGAGCAAGGCCGAGGCCGAGGCGCTGTACCAGACCAAG atccagcagctgcagcaggcaGCCGGTTGGCATGGTGATGACCTCAAACACACCAAGAACGAGATGTCGGAGCTGAACCGGCTCATCCAGAGGATCCGGTGTGAGATAGCAAATGTGAAGAAGCAG TGCTCCAACCTGGAGACAGCCATCGCCAACGCCGAGCAGCGGGGGGACAACGCCCTGAAGGATGCCCGGGCCAAGCTCGATGAGCTGGAGGCCGCCCTGCTCCAGGGCAAGGAGGAGATGGCCCGGCTGCTGAAGGAGTACCAGGAGCTCATGAGCCTGAAGCTGGCCCTGGACATGGAGATCGCCACCTATCGCAAGCTGCTGGAGGGCGAGGAGTGCCg GATGTCTGGTGAGAATCCCTCTTCTGTGAGCATCT ctgtcATCAGCAGCAGTACCAGCGGCTTTGGCTACCACCCTGGCTCCTCGGAGAGCGTCGACCTTGGGGCCAGCGCCACGGTGGGCAGCTCCGGCAGTACCCGAGGCGGGCAGACCAGGGCCAAAGGAGCACGAGCGGGAGACCCCGAGGACTCCCAAGGCGAAAGCGCCCCAGTCACCGGCCCGGCCAGGATAGCCACTCCGTAA